One part of the Truepera radiovictrix DSM 17093 genome encodes these proteins:
- the pheA gene encoding prephenate dehydratase, protein MHTPPRIAFQGVAGAFSEQAALQFCPHAEAVGYSTFQEGFAAAVSGACDYACLPVENSLAGSINQTYDLLTDSVLHVVGEQVVRVEHNLLVVPGTKLADVRRVYSHPQALEQCRGFLTRHGFEAVTDFDTAGAAKLLAERQENGGAHGHAAIASKRAAEIYGLEILAANIEDTDFNYTRFFILGADEVPRGEGEHKTSLVIATRHRPGDLVRCLELFPRHGINMTKLESRPRRDKPWSYLFYIDIEGHLDDANVQAAVTGLMRRAAFVKFLGSYPAAPSVSEVAS, encoded by the coding sequence ATGCACACCCCCCCTCGTATCGCCTTTCAAGGGGTCGCCGGCGCGTTCAGCGAGCAAGCAGCGCTCCAGTTTTGCCCCCACGCCGAGGCTGTTGGCTACAGCACGTTCCAAGAGGGTTTCGCGGCGGCGGTTTCGGGTGCGTGCGACTACGCCTGCTTACCCGTGGAGAACTCCCTGGCGGGTTCGATCAACCAGACCTACGACCTCTTGACCGACTCGGTGCTGCACGTCGTCGGGGAGCAGGTGGTGCGGGTCGAACACAACCTGCTCGTGGTCCCCGGCACCAAGCTCGCGGACGTTCGGCGGGTCTACTCGCACCCGCAGGCTCTAGAGCAGTGCCGCGGCTTCCTGACCCGCCACGGCTTCGAGGCGGTGACCGACTTCGACACGGCGGGGGCCGCCAAACTCCTCGCCGAACGGCAGGAGAACGGGGGGGCGCACGGGCACGCGGCGATCGCCTCCAAGCGGGCGGCCGAGATCTACGGCCTCGAGATCCTAGCCGCCAACATCGAGGACACCGACTTTAACTACACGCGCTTTTTCATCCTGGGCGCCGACGAGGTGCCGCGGGGCGAAGGGGAGCACAAGACGAGTTTGGTCATCGCCACCCGCCACCGCCCCGGCGACCTCGTGCGCTGCTTGGAGCTCTTTCCGCGGCACGGCATCAACATGACCAAGCTCGAGTCGCGCCCCCGCCGCGACAAACCCTGGAGCTACCTCTTTTATATCGACATCGAGGGGCACCTCGACGACGCCAACGTGCAGGCCGCCGTGACCGGCCTCATGCGCCGCGCGGCCTTCGTCAAGTTTTTGGGTTCTTATCCCGCCGCCCCGAGCGTGAGCGAGGTCGCCTCATGA
- the carB gene encoding carbamoyl-phosphate synthase large subunit has product MPKRDDIHKILILGSGPIVIGQAAEFDYSGTQACKALRAAGFEVVLINANPATIMTDPEVADRTYIEPLTPEVAERVIAQERPDALLPTLGGQTALNLAKALYETGVLERYGVELIGANYEAINKGEDRELFQAAMRKIGIKTPAGKMVGSLEEALDFVATIGYPAIIRPSFTLGGTGGGVAYDEAEFRQIVRRGLHDSPVHTVLVEQSVLGWKEYELEVMRDHNDTVVIICSIENVDPMGVHTGDSITVAPAQTLSDKEYQRLRDDAIAIIREIGVDTGGSNIQFAVNPRNGEVMVIEMNPRVSRSSALASKATGYPIAKIAALLAVGYHLDELPNDITKETKAAFEPSIDYVVTKIPRFAFEKFPETSPLLGTQMRSVGEVMAIGRTFKESLQKALRSLELDVRSETKNLNLAQLESRLAATPQRLGALLELLRRGKSVRFLAERTHIDPWFLAQLKEIVDAEREITALGPVERWNWETWREVKRFGFSDSDLAQLTGTDVMTVRRLRKERHAAPVYKTVDTCAAEFEAYTPYHYSTYEWEDEVRPSERPKVVILGSGPNRIGQGVEFDYATVHAVWALKEAGYETIMINSNPETVSTDYDTADRLYFEPLTFEDVLNVIEREEPAGVIVQLGGQTPLKLAAPLEAAGVPIWGTPARAIAEAEDRDAFHRLCARLGVPQPAGGVAQRPAEALTLAASLGYPLMVRPSFVLGGRAMQVVEDEGALERYLREVYAELPGSPSILLDAFVAGAQEVDVDALADGERVVVAGIMEHIEGAGVHSGDSACITPPVSLSDEVIATLHDYSTRLARAIGVRGLINLQFVVKGGEVLVIEANPRASRTVPYLSKAIGHPLAKYAALIAAGKTLAEIGFTETPTPSVYSVKEAVLPFLKFAGVTPVLGPEMRSTGESMGIDPDPYMAYYKALLGANVRLPTSGTVALIGEGLEVVGAELCELGFSVTKAPEGAGEPAYALLIATTATPELRRALEAGVPIVTTPEAARWTVRALRAAQRGTLEVRPLQELHRGA; this is encoded by the coding sequence ATGCCCAAGCGCGACGATATTCACAAGATCCTCATCCTCGGTTCTGGCCCCATCGTCATCGGCCAGGCCGCCGAGTTCGACTATTCGGGTACGCAGGCGTGTAAAGCGCTGCGCGCCGCCGGGTTCGAGGTCGTGCTCATCAACGCCAACCCCGCGACCATCATGACCGACCCCGAGGTCGCCGACCGGACGTACATCGAACCCCTGACCCCGGAGGTCGCCGAGCGGGTCATCGCCCAGGAGCGGCCCGACGCGCTCTTGCCGACCCTGGGCGGGCAGACGGCTTTAAACCTCGCCAAGGCGCTCTACGAGACGGGGGTCTTGGAGCGCTACGGGGTCGAACTCATCGGCGCCAACTACGAGGCCATCAACAAGGGAGAAGACCGCGAGCTCTTTCAGGCGGCGATGCGCAAGATCGGCATCAAGACGCCCGCGGGCAAGATGGTCGGCAGCCTCGAGGAGGCCCTGGACTTCGTCGCCACCATCGGCTACCCGGCCATCATCCGGCCGTCATTTACCCTCGGCGGGACCGGGGGGGGCGTCGCCTACGACGAGGCCGAGTTCCGGCAGATCGTCCGCCGGGGGCTGCACGACTCGCCGGTACACACGGTGCTGGTCGAGCAGTCGGTGCTCGGTTGGAAAGAGTACGAGCTCGAGGTCATGCGCGACCACAACGACACCGTGGTCATCATCTGCTCGATCGAGAACGTCGACCCCATGGGGGTGCACACCGGCGACTCGATCACGGTGGCGCCCGCGCAGACCCTGTCCGACAAGGAGTACCAGCGGCTGCGCGACGACGCCATCGCCATCATCCGCGAGATCGGGGTCGACACCGGCGGGTCGAACATCCAGTTCGCGGTCAACCCGCGTAACGGCGAGGTGATGGTGATCGAGATGAACCCGCGGGTGTCGCGCTCGTCGGCGCTGGCCTCCAAGGCCACGGGCTACCCGATCGCCAAGATCGCCGCGCTGCTCGCCGTCGGCTACCACTTAGACGAGCTCCCTAACGACATCACCAAGGAGACCAAGGCGGCCTTTGAACCCTCCATCGACTACGTGGTGACCAAGATCCCGCGCTTCGCGTTTGAAAAGTTTCCCGAGACCTCGCCGCTCTTGGGCACCCAGATGCGTTCGGTCGGCGAGGTGATGGCGATCGGCCGCACCTTCAAAGAGTCCTTGCAAAAAGCCCTGCGTTCGCTCGAGCTCGACGTGCGCAGCGAGACCAAAAACCTCAACTTGGCGCAGCTCGAGAGCCGCCTGGCGGCGACCCCGCAGCGCTTGGGGGCGCTTTTGGAGCTTCTGCGGCGCGGCAAGAGCGTGCGCTTTTTGGCCGAGCGCACCCACATCGACCCCTGGTTCTTGGCGCAGCTTAAAGAGATCGTCGACGCCGAGCGGGAGATCACCGCGCTCGGACCCGTCGAGCGCTGGAACTGGGAGACGTGGCGCGAGGTCAAGCGCTTCGGCTTTTCCGACAGTGATCTCGCGCAGCTGACCGGTACGGACGTGATGACCGTGCGGCGGCTTCGCAAAGAGCGCCACGCCGCGCCGGTCTACAAAACCGTGGACACCTGCGCCGCTGAGTTTGAAGCCTACACCCCCTACCACTACTCGACGTACGAGTGGGAGGACGAGGTGCGCCCCTCGGAGCGGCCCAAAGTCGTCATCTTGGGTTCGGGCCCCAACCGCATCGGCCAGGGGGTCGAGTTCGACTACGCCACCGTGCACGCGGTCTGGGCGCTTAAAGAGGCGGGGTATGAGACCATCATGATCAACTCCAACCCCGAGACCGTCTCGACCGACTACGACACCGCCGACCGCCTCTACTTCGAACCTTTGACCTTCGAGGACGTCTTGAACGTCATCGAGCGGGAGGAGCCGGCGGGGGTGATCGTCCAACTCGGCGGCCAGACGCCGCTGAAGCTCGCCGCGCCGCTCGAGGCCGCCGGGGTGCCGATCTGGGGTACCCCGGCGCGCGCGATCGCCGAAGCCGAGGACCGCGACGCCTTTCACCGGCTCTGCGCGCGGCTCGGCGTCCCGCAACCCGCCGGCGGGGTCGCGCAGCGCCCGGCGGAGGCGCTCACGTTGGCCGCCTCGTTGGGCTACCCGCTGATGGTGCGCCCCTCGTTCGTGCTGGGTGGGCGGGCGATGCAGGTCGTCGAGGACGAGGGGGCTTTGGAGCGCTACTTGCGCGAGGTCTACGCCGAGCTGCCGGGGTCGCCGTCGATCCTGTTAGACGCCTTTGTCGCGGGGGCGCAGGAGGTCGACGTCGACGCCCTAGCGGACGGCGAGCGCGTCGTCGTGGCGGGCATCATGGAGCACATCGAGGGGGCCGGGGTGCACTCGGGCGACTCGGCGTGCATCACACCGCCGGTGTCTCTAAGCGACGAGGTCATCGCGACGCTGCACGACTACAGCACCCGGCTCGCGAGGGCCATCGGCGTGCGCGGGCTTATCAACCTCCAGTTCGTGGTCAAAGGGGGCGAGGTGCTGGTGATCGAGGCGAACCCGCGCGCGAGCCGGACGGTGCCCTACCTCTCCAAAGCCATCGGGCACCCCTTGGCCAAGTACGCCGCGCTGATCGCCGCCGGCAAGACGCTCGCCGAGATCGGGTTTACCGAGACGCCGACGCCGAGCGTCTACAGCGTCAAAGAGGCTGTGCTGCCCTTTCTCAAGTTTGCGGGCGTGACCCCCGTCTTGGGCCCCGAGATGCGCTCGACGGGGGAGAGCATGGGGATCGACCCCGACCCCTACATGGCCTACTACAAGGCGCTGTTGGGGGCGAACGTGCGCCTGCCCACGTCGGGGACGGTGGCGCTCATCGGCGAGGGGTTGGAGGTGGTGGGCGCGGAGCTGTGCGAGCTCGGCTTCTCGGTGACCAAGGCGCCGGAGGGCGCGGGGGAGCCCGCTTACGCGCTGCTGATCGCGACAACGGCGACGCCCGAGCTGCGCCGCGCGTTAGAGGCCGGCGTCCCCATCGTCACCACGCCCGAGGCAGCGCGCTGGACCGTTCGCGCGCTGCGCGCGGCGCAGCGCGGCACGCTCGAGGTCCGCCCCCTACAGGAGCTGCACCGGGGCGCTTAG
- a CDS encoding Fur family transcriptional regulator, whose translation MKRQTAQRRAILRALERAPGPLTPQEVLHAARETHASLGLATVYRNLSTMEAEGEVVPVHLPGESARFEIAGRGHHHHFRCQSCGGVFELTTTCPVVVLEGLTLPGGFTVKHHELTLYGVCPQCQSN comes from the coding sequence ATGAAACGCCAGACTGCGCAGCGCCGCGCCATCTTGCGCGCGCTCGAGCGTGCCCCCGGTCCCTTAACGCCCCAGGAGGTCCTCCACGCCGCCCGCGAGACGCACGCGAGCCTCGGCCTAGCGACCGTCTACCGCAACCTGAGCACTATGGAAGCCGAGGGGGAGGTCGTCCCCGTCCACCTCCCCGGCGAGAGCGCCCGCTTCGAGATCGCCGGGCGCGGGCACCACCACCACTTCCGCTGCCAGAGCTGCGGCGGCGTGTTTGAACTCACCACCACCTGCCCGGTCGTGGTGTTAGAGGGGCTCACCCTGCCGGGCGGTTTCACCGTCAAGCACCACGAGCTCACGCTCTACGGCGTCTGCCCGCAGTGCCAGAGCAACTGA
- the rpmG gene encoding 50S ribosomal protein L33, whose protein sequence is MAKDGPRIKILLRSTAGTGSVYATTKNRRTTTHKLELKKYDPRLRRHVLFREEKV, encoded by the coding sequence ATGGCGAAAGACGGACCGCGCATCAAGATCCTGCTCCGCTCGACGGCGGGGACGGGGTCGGTGTACGCAACGACGAAAAACCGCCGCACGACGACGCACAAGCTCGAGCTCAAAAAGTACGACCCGAGACTCCGCAGGCACGTGCTCTTTCGCGAGGAGAAAGTATGA
- a CDS encoding Uma2 family endonuclease has product MITKRKLTVADFLAMGEAGLFAPDERVELLEGEIYTMSPPSSKHAAWVDRMMKALERACGDRAIVRVQSPVALSEEDAPEPDVTVLVPRADFYEAELPRATDVYLVVEVSVSTLLHDRKVKLPIYARTGVPEYWLVNLEKGRLEVYREPQGDHYRVRLLLGLHEPLTLAALPTPSPVAL; this is encoded by the coding sequence ATGATCACCAAGCGCAAGCTCACGGTCGCCGACTTTCTGGCGATGGGGGAGGCGGGGCTCTTCGCGCCCGATGAGCGCGTGGAGCTGCTGGAGGGAGAGATCTACACGATGTCGCCGCCGAGTAGCAAGCACGCCGCCTGGGTCGACCGGATGATGAAGGCGCTCGAGCGTGCCTGCGGCGACCGCGCAATCGTGCGCGTTCAGAGTCCGGTGGCTCTCTCCGAGGAGGACGCCCCCGAACCCGACGTGACCGTCCTCGTTCCCCGCGCGGACTTTTACGAAGCGGAGCTGCCCAGGGCTACCGATGTGTACCTCGTCGTCGAGGTAAGCGTGTCCACGCTCCTGCACGACCGCAAGGTCAAGCTACCCATCTACGCCCGCACGGGGGTGCCGGAATACTGGCTCGTCAACCTTGAAAAGGGGCGGCTCGAGGTCTACCGGGAGCCGCAGGGCGACCACTACCGGGTACGGTTGCTTTTGGGCCTTCACGAACCGCTGACGCTCGCCGCGCTCCCGACACCCTCACCGGTCGCCCTCTAG
- a CDS encoding RNA-binding S4 domain-containing protein yields MNRPPDTDRFDDPEPTITLNDALKLSGLAQTGGQAKLMIQSGRVRVNGEVETRRKRKLREGDTVTVGDETFVLGLAGELEGDR; encoded by the coding sequence ATGAACCGCCCCCCCGACACCGACCGCTTCGACGACCCTGAGCCCACCATCACCCTAAACGACGCGCTCAAGCTCTCGGGGCTCGCCCAGACGGGCGGGCAGGCCAAGCTGATGATCCAGTCGGGGAGGGTGCGGGTCAACGGCGAGGTCGAGACGCGCCGCAAACGCAAGCTCCGCGAGGGGGACACCGTCACGGTCGGCGACGAGACGTTCGTGCTCGGGCTCGCGGGGGAGCTAGAGGGCGACCGGTGA
- a CDS encoding NAD(P)-dependent oxidoreductase, translating into MKLAVFGGTGKTGRPLLEQALAAGHEVRALVRDPGKLPLSLSGHERLELIQGDALDPEAVARTVKGVDAVLSVLGQTKGSPPDLVTRATENILAAMHAHGVRRIVTLTGAGVPDPRDRPKLIDRVFTFLLKRLSGAVLEDGEQHAARLKASGLAWTVVRAPRLTNGPHTGSYRVGFVGKDSGVQVSRADVADFMLQEVASSRFVQQMPVVTS; encoded by the coding sequence GTGAAGCTCGCGGTGTTTGGTGGTACGGGGAAGACGGGGCGTCCCCTTTTAGAGCAGGCGCTCGCGGCGGGCCACGAGGTCAGGGCGCTCGTACGCGACCCCGGCAAACTGCCGCTAAGTCTAAGCGGGCACGAGCGGCTCGAGCTTATTCAGGGCGACGCGCTCGACCCGGAGGCCGTCGCGCGCACGGTGAAGGGGGTGGACGCGGTGCTCAGCGTGCTCGGTCAGACGAAGGGTTCGCCGCCCGACCTCGTCACCCGCGCGACCGAGAACATCCTCGCCGCGATGCATGCGCACGGCGTCCGGCGGATCGTGACGCTTACCGGCGCGGGCGTCCCCGACCCGCGAGACAGGCCCAAACTCATCGACCGCGTCTTCACCTTTCTCTTAAAGCGCCTCTCGGGGGCGGTGTTGGAGGACGGCGAGCAGCACGCCGCGCGGCTTAAAGCGAGCGGGCTTGCGTGGACGGTCGTGCGCGCACCGCGCCTCACAAACGGTCCGCACACCGGAAGCTACCGCGTGGGCTTTGTCGGCAAGGATTCTGGGGTGCAGGTCTCGCGGGCGGACGTGGCCGACTTTATGCTTCAGGAGGTGGCAAGCTCGCGCTTCGTGCAGCAGATGCCCGTGGTGACGAGCTGA